A single Ziziphus jujuba cultivar Dongzao chromosome 11, ASM3175591v1 DNA region contains:
- the LOC107426930 gene encoding E3 ubiquitin-protein ligase MIEL1, with translation MEGSTNERLDFGRMGYGCNHYRRRCKIRAPCCNEIYSCRHCHNDATSMLKNPYDRHELVRSDVKQVVCSVCDTEQPATQVCTNCGVNMGEYFCDICKFYDDDNEKGQFHCDDCGICRVGGRENFFHCKKCGSCYSISLRDNHSCVENSMRHHCPICYEYLFDSLKDTTVMKCGHTMHVECYNEMIKRDKYCCPICSKSVIDMSRTWKRIDEEIEATIMPEDYRYKKVWILCNDCNDTTEAYFHIIGQKCSHCKSYNTRQIAPPVRPQ, from the exons ATGGAAGGCTCAACCAATGAACGTCTTGATTTTGGGAGGATGGGTTACGG ATGCAACCATTACCGAAGAAGATGCAAGATTCGAGCTCCATGTTGCAACGAGATCTATTCCTGTCGCCATTGTCACAACGATGCCACG AGCATGTTGAAAAATCCTTATGATCGGCATGAGCTGGTTCGTTCCGATGTTAAACAA GTTGTTTGTTCAGTTTGTGATACAGAGCAGCCG GCTACTCAAGTTTGTACTAATTGTGGCGTCAATATGGGGGAATATTTCTGTGACATATGCAAATTTTACGATGATGAT AATGAGAAAGGGCAATTTCATTGCGATGATTGTGGAATTTGTAG GGTAGGTGGTCGTGAAAATTTCTTTCACTGCAAAAAATGCG GGTCTTGCTATTCGATTAGCCTGCGTGATAACCACTCGTGTGTAGAGAACTCCATGCGGCATCATTGCCCCATTTGTTATGAG TACCTTTTCGACTCGCTGAAAGACACAACAGTGATGAAATGTGGGCACACAATGCATGTTGAATGCTACAATGAAATGATAAAGCGTGATAA ATATTGTTGCCCCATATGCTCCAAGTCTGTGATCGACATGTCTAGAACCTGGAAGAGAATAGATGAGGAG ATTGAAGCAACCATTATGCCTGAGGATTACCGGTATAAGAAG GTGTGGATACTTTGTAATGACTGCAATGATACTACAGAAGCTTACTTCCACATAATAGGGCAAAAATGCAGCCACTGCAAATCATATAATACGCGACAAATTGCCCCTCCAGTTCGTCCTCAATAA